A window of the Campylobacter massiliensis genome harbors these coding sequences:
- the selB gene encoding selenocysteine-specific translation elongation factor gives MSLIIGTAGHIDHGKTALIKELNGFEGDRLEEEQKRGITIDLSFSNLSKNGENIAFIDVPGHENLIKTMISGAYGFDACLFVVAANDGLMPQSLEHLEVLNILGVRSLIVALTKCDLASAELIEQRKGEIYAAAQNYKNLQILEIFPVSIKDSASIDELRNYLFTLKAASREQEGVFRYYIDRVFSLKGIGNVVTGTAIEGSVSKNEKLFNYDAGKEVQVRSVQSHDTFVDRAGVSSRVALNLTGIELNDLKKGQLLSKKGFFRGFREIDAIVFARELTHGQSVTFCVGAKAAPAKALVLSEKEGGIFATFKFERDMFLKFDEPFVLIANGRVIGGGRVLNAVSEPMKKSSKISFLNSLLKKDFVSAFAMLKDTHKNGFGIISAYQRFGLNHEEAVAIAKQTPNVFVDEKALNIYDLSAVDRIKSAVKFMIEKNEFAVFSATSISLKLSWASESIAQKALDELESAGAITKNDGVYTKTGVDMSKLKIRLEEKIYEILQSGNLAPLAPYNIYDELEIDRVSGDNALKKLTGIGRVVRLAHNLFVTSKALSEALAKLKAIISAQGFVNVTNAKEALNLSRKYIIAYLEQLDLDPNIVKNGTDRVLKA, from the coding sequence ATGAGCTTAATAATAGGAACGGCCGGGCACATCGACCACGGCAAAACGGCGCTGATAAAGGAACTAAACGGCTTTGAGGGCGACAGGCTAGAGGAGGAGCAAAAGCGCGGGATCACGATCGATCTTAGCTTTTCAAATTTGAGCAAAAACGGCGAAAATATCGCATTTATCGACGTGCCTGGGCATGAAAATTTGATCAAAACGATGATCAGCGGCGCGTACGGATTTGACGCGTGCCTCTTCGTCGTGGCGGCAAACGACGGGCTAATGCCGCAGTCTTTGGAGCATTTGGAGGTTTTAAATATCCTTGGCGTTCGCTCGCTTATCGTCGCGCTAACTAAATGCGACCTAGCTAGCGCGGAGCTAATAGAGCAGCGAAAGGGCGAAATTTACGCCGCTGCGCAAAACTACAAAAATCTACAAATTTTGGAGATTTTCCCGGTTAGCATTAAAGATAGCGCGAGTATAGACGAGCTGCGAAATTATCTTTTTACGCTAAAGGCGGCTAGCCGCGAGCAAGAGGGCGTTTTTAGATACTATATCGACCGCGTTTTTAGCCTAAAAGGTATCGGAAACGTAGTCACGGGCACCGCGATAGAGGGCAGCGTGAGCAAAAACGAGAAGCTGTTTAACTATGATGCTGGCAAAGAGGTGCAGGTGCGAAGCGTGCAGAGCCACGATACCTTCGTCGACCGCGCGGGAGTTAGCAGCCGCGTGGCGCTAAATTTGACGGGAATCGAGCTAAACGATCTAAAAAAAGGCCAACTGCTTAGTAAAAAGGGCTTTTTTAGGGGATTTCGCGAGATAGACGCGATCGTTTTCGCTCGCGAGCTAACGCACGGGCAGAGCGTGACGTTTTGCGTCGGCGCAAAGGCCGCGCCCGCAAAGGCGCTGGTTCTTAGCGAAAAAGAGGGCGGGATATTTGCGACGTTTAAATTTGAAAGGGATATGTTTTTAAAATTCGACGAGCCGTTCGTGCTTATCGCAAATGGTCGCGTCATAGGCGGCGGCAGGGTGTTAAACGCCGTGAGCGAACCGATGAAAAAATCAAGCAAAATTTCGTTTTTAAACTCGCTGCTTAAAAAGGACTTCGTAAGCGCATTTGCGATGCTAAAAGATACGCATAAAAACGGCTTTGGCATCATCTCGGCCTATCAGCGCTTCGGGCTAAATCACGAGGAGGCCGTAGCGATAGCAAAACAAACGCCAAACGTATTCGTCGATGAAAAAGCGCTAAATATCTACGATCTAAGCGCGGTCGATCGGATAAAAAGCGCGGTCAAATTTATGATAGAAAAGAACGAATTTGCGGTATTTTCGGCTACTAGCATCAGCCTAAAGCTCTCGTGGGCTAGCGAAAGCATCGCTCAAAAAGCGCTTGATGAGCTAGAAAGCGCGGGCGCGATAACCAAAAACGACGGCGTCTATACCAAAACGGGCGTCGATATGAGCAAGCTAAAAATCAGGCTTGAGGAGAAAATTTACGAGATTTTGCAAAGCGGAAATTTAGCCCCCCTGGCGCCTTATAACATCTACGACGAGCTTGAGATCGACCGAGTTAGCGGCGATAACGCGCTAAAAAAGCTAACGGGCATCGGCCGCGTGGTTAGGCTCGCGCACAATCTTTTCGTAACGTCAAAAGCCCTAAGCGAGGCGCTTGCCAAGCTAAAAGCTATCATCTCCGCGCAAGGGTTCGTAAACGTAACGAACGCGAAAGAGGCGTTAAATTTAAGCAGAAAATACATAATCGCCTACCTCGAGCAACTCGATCTGGATCCCAATATCGTTAAAAACGGCACCGACCGAGTTTTAAAAGCGTGA
- the selA gene encoding L-seryl-tRNA(Sec) selenium transferase — protein MNELRKLPQIDKFIKNERFSGLDISLLTKVARAELESLRAQILGGKNCPETGEIVQNTLERYEKASNLSLRNLINATGVIIHTNLGRSAIDPEILRRGAPVITGYSNLEYSVEKGGRSNRYDYVGGLLAELFGFEDAVIVNNNASAVFLVLNTFSKGGEAIISRGELVEIGGSFRVPEVMANSGAILREVGTTNKTNLRDYEGAINENSKLILKVHRSNFDIVGFSEDAAMPDLSALARERNLIDYFDLGGGFYGELPYGLERNEPNLKNLKEASLVSFSGDKLFGSVQCGIILGKRELIAKLKKNQLLRMLRVDKVIISLLAESAKAYANREFELITTVKQLYKSVEELENTANFINSRLKNPLEIVRTTTFVGGGTMPNKRIPSVALAVKGNANENEAKFRKNLVIGRIEEGKFLLDLRSVLEADVQNLIEKINETDEK, from the coding sequence TTGAACGAACTACGAAAACTTCCGCAGATAGATAAATTTATAAAAAACGAGCGATTTTCCGGGCTTGATATTAGCTTGCTAACCAAAGTCGCTAGGGCCGAGCTAGAGAGCCTTCGCGCTCAAATTTTAGGCGGCAAAAACTGCCCCGAGACAGGCGAGATCGTCCAAAATACGCTCGAAAGATACGAAAAGGCGTCAAATTTGAGCCTACGCAATCTAATAAATGCAACAGGCGTCATCATCCACACAAACCTCGGCCGCAGCGCGATCGATCCTGAAATTTTACGCCGAGGAGCGCCCGTGATTACGGGGTATTCAAATTTAGAATACAGCGTCGAAAAGGGCGGCCGCTCAAATCGCTACGACTACGTGGGCGGACTGCTGGCGGAGCTTTTCGGATTTGAGGACGCCGTTATAGTAAATAACAACGCAAGCGCCGTGTTTTTGGTGCTAAATACCTTCTCAAAAGGCGGCGAAGCTATCATCAGCAGGGGTGAGCTAGTCGAGATCGGCGGGAGCTTTCGCGTACCCGAAGTCATGGCAAACTCGGGCGCGATCCTGCGTGAAGTGGGCACTACCAATAAAACCAACCTGCGCGACTACGAGGGCGCGATAAACGAAAACTCAAAGCTGATTTTAAAGGTGCATAGATCAAATTTCGACATCGTGGGCTTTAGCGAGGACGCGGCGATGCCGGATCTTAGCGCGCTGGCAAGAGAGCGAAATCTCATTGATTATTTCGATCTTGGCGGCGGATTTTACGGTGAGCTGCCATACGGCCTCGAGCGAAACGAGCCTAATCTAAAAAATCTAAAAGAGGCCTCGCTCGTTAGCTTTAGCGGCGACAAGCTCTTTGGCTCCGTGCAGTGCGGCATAATCCTAGGTAAACGCGAACTCATCGCAAAACTAAAGAAAAATCAGCTACTAAGAATGCTGCGCGTGGATAAGGTGATCATCTCGTTACTGGCCGAGAGCGCGAAAGCCTACGCAAACCGCGAATTTGAGCTTATCACGACGGTAAAGCAGCTCTATAAAAGCGTAGAGGAGCTAGAAAACACGGCAAATTTCATAAACTCGCGGCTAAAAAATCCGCTTGAAATCGTGCGCACTACGACCTTCGTAGGCGGCGGCACTATGCCAAACAAACGCATACCTAGCGTCGCGCTAGCCGTCAAAGGAAACGCGAACGAGAACGAGGCTAAATTTAGGAAAAATCTCGTGATCGGCCGCATCGAGGAGGGTAAATTCCTGCTCGATCTTCGCAGCGTGCTGGAAGCGGACGTACAAAATTTGATAGAAAAAATCAACGAAACGGATGAAAAATGA
- a CDS encoding thioredoxin domain-containing protein encodes MKKIVLSLMAASAMFAASNEQVVGFYSQMVGEGVKVNVTERKPIADGIEAVVVNLSNGQVSQDEVIFTKGDLLFPDIIDLKAQKAYMQEIKKEIAAKNISKVYKSEQKENIITLGNDSKKPTIVMFSDPECPYCRLELEKIEATLKESNVKLILTPVHDVSSLQKSFLIYKDAASAKTDSDKIKILRKYFADDYKVADGAVSDADVKAMDNLRQKYSAAGVRSVPFIVNLSDLQK; translated from the coding sequence ATGAAAAAAATAGTTTTGTCGCTAATGGCGGCTTCTGCGATGTTTGCGGCGTCAAACGAGCAGGTAGTCGGTTTTTACTCGCAGATGGTCGGCGAAGGCGTGAAAGTAAACGTAACCGAGCGTAAACCGATAGCCGACGGCATCGAAGCGGTCGTGGTAAATTTGAGCAACGGCCAAGTCAGCCAAGACGAGGTTATCTTTACTAAAGGCGACCTGCTTTTCCCCGACATCATCGACCTAAAAGCGCAAAAAGCCTACATGCAAGAGATAAAAAAGGAAATTGCGGCGAAAAACATCTCAAAAGTATATAAAAGCGAGCAAAAAGAAAATATCATCACTCTAGGAAACGACTCTAAAAAGCCTACTATCGTGATGTTTTCCGATCCTGAGTGCCCATACTGCCGCTTAGAGCTTGAAAAGATCGAAGCGACGCTAAAAGAAAGCAACGTAAAGCTAATCTTAACTCCGGTTCACGACGTTTCGTCTTTGCAAAAAAGCTTTTTGATCTATAAAGACGCAGCAAGCGCAAAAACCGATAGCGATAAGATCAAAATTTTACGAAAATATTTCGCGGACGACTATAAGGTAGCAGACGGTGCAGTTAGCGACGCAGACGTTAAAGCGATGGATAACTTAAGACAAAAATACTCCGCTGCAGGCGTTCGCTCCGTGCCTTTTATAGTAAATTTAAGCGACCTGCAAAAATAA
- the fdh3B gene encoding formate dehydrogenase FDH3 subunit beta, giving the protein MARMKFFVDTNRCISCFGCQVACSSAHELPVGLYRRKVITLNDGIEGKEVSTTIACQHCTDAPCEQVCPVDCFYIRADGIVLHDKNKCIGCGYCLYACPFGAPQFPRDGAFGIKGAMDKCTMCAGGPEETNSHEELHMYGQNRISEGKVPMCAAVCATNALLVGDAADVSNVYRKRVMLRQAGTTI; this is encoded by the coding sequence ATGGCAAGAATGAAATTTTTCGTAGATACAAACAGATGTATCAGCTGCTTTGGATGCCAGGTTGCTTGCTCTTCGGCTCACGAGCTCCCTGTGGGGCTCTACCGCCGCAAGGTCATCACGCTAAACGACGGTATAGAGGGTAAGGAAGTATCGACTACGATAGCCTGCCAACACTGCACCGACGCTCCTTGCGAGCAGGTGTGTCCGGTGGATTGTTTTTACATCAGAGCCGACGGTATCGTGCTTCACGATAAAAACAAATGCATCGGCTGCGGATACTGTCTATACGCATGTCCGTTCGGCGCGCCGCAGTTCCCAAGAGACGGAGCATTCGGCATAAAAGGCGCTATGGATAAGTGCACCATGTGCGCCGGAGGCCCTGAGGAGACGAATTCTCACGAGGAGCTTCATATGTACGGTCAAAACCGCATCTCAGAGGGCAAAGTCCCTATGTGTGCCGCCGTTTGCGCCACCAACGCGCTACTAGTCGGCGACGCCGCAGACGTGTCAAACGTATATCGCAAACGCGTTATGCTAAGACAAGCGGGCACTACTATCTAA
- a CDS encoding FTR1 family iron permease has product MSKFLKFILALFIPFMLNAADTDYGPEIQSIKDSFVSIMQQYKEGKIDEAKTTTQNAYFGHFENIEAAIRVNLGQKKAYSMESKFGKIRKAIIAKKSVEEIQAIMDDLNKEMDEVLPVINTGHKLVGEYSDPKNADAAQTAKATEASQTTAQPASSAAIEPHWQVVYNDIKTALSAAAAAYEKGDKDAAKQQINNKAKFELYRNTKLEEAIRRFIDGGQGIDGDIQKRMGSAIIAINNDVAADVLKSNLEELDALIYENVAKLPMDSGSLAANVVLPDSAEDEAATDFAPVVANIKAKIADAIKLYAAKDVAKAMSDAQDIYFDEFEGSGMENKVGAIDVGLKTKIEGNFGEVVALMKAGVSVERLQQAADNLGANLDAALEKTSGSSSPWALFLYALTIILREGFEALIIVAAVVAYLLKTGNEKRMSIVYSSLAVAVVLSFVMAWIMNLIFADAAGQKREVMEGAVMLIAVGLLFYVGFWLLSNAGAKKWSKYIQSHVSESISAGSAKALWWTVFLAVFREGAETVLFYQALIFDAKDSAGYSMIALGFVVGLVVLLVTYYVFKIFAIKIPIKPFFLVTSAIIFYMSIVFVGKGLMEFVEGKIFVPTKIEGFPTIEWLGIYPYYESLVPQAIMIAALIIGVIIMKNKQAKEA; this is encoded by the coding sequence ATGAGCAAATTTTTAAAATTTATACTCGCGCTTTTTATCCCTTTTATGCTAAATGCAGCCGATACCGACTACGGCCCTGAGATACAGAGCATAAAAGATTCGTTCGTAAGCATTATGCAGCAGTATAAAGAGGGCAAGATCGACGAGGCAAAAACCACCACGCAAAATGCGTATTTTGGGCATTTCGAAAATATCGAAGCGGCAATCAGGGTAAATTTGGGGCAGAAAAAAGCCTACTCGATGGAGTCTAAATTCGGCAAAATCCGCAAAGCCATCATCGCTAAAAAATCCGTAGAAGAGATACAAGCGATAATGGACGATCTAAACAAAGAGATGGATGAGGTTTTGCCTGTCATAAACACCGGTCACAAGCTAGTGGGCGAATACTCCGATCCTAAAAACGCGGACGCCGCACAGACCGCTAAGGCTACTGAGGCTAGCCAAACTACGGCGCAACCTGCAAGTAGCGCCGCTATCGAGCCGCACTGGCAAGTGGTTTATAACGACATAAAAACAGCCCTTAGCGCTGCGGCCGCGGCCTACGAAAAGGGCGACAAAGACGCAGCAAAACAGCAGATAAACAACAAAGCCAAATTTGAGCTATATCGCAACACGAAGTTAGAAGAGGCTATCCGTAGATTTATAGACGGCGGTCAGGGTATCGACGGCGACATCCAAAAACGCATGGGTTCGGCGATAATAGCGATAAACAACGATGTAGCCGCCGACGTACTAAAGTCAAATTTGGAAGAGCTTGATGCGCTGATATACGAAAACGTTGCCAAGCTACCTATGGACTCGGGCTCGCTAGCTGCCAACGTGGTTTTACCTGATAGCGCCGAGGATGAAGCAGCTACTGATTTTGCGCCGGTGGTTGCAAACATAAAGGCAAAAATCGCCGACGCGATCAAACTTTACGCCGCAAAAGACGTAGCTAAAGCTATGAGCGATGCGCAGGATATTTACTTCGACGAGTTCGAAGGTAGCGGCATGGAAAATAAAGTAGGCGCGATAGACGTCGGTCTAAAAACTAAGATAGAAGGAAATTTCGGCGAAGTAGTCGCGTTGATGAAAGCGGGCGTGAGCGTCGAGAGACTCCAGCAAGCAGCCGATAACCTAGGCGCAAATTTAGACGCCGCGCTAGAAAAAACAAGCGGTAGCAGTTCGCCTTGGGCGCTATTTCTTTACGCGCTTACGATTATACTTCGCGAGGGATTTGAGGCGCTCATCATCGTAGCGGCCGTCGTGGCGTATCTACTAAAAACCGGCAACGAAAAGCGCATGAGCATCGTTTACAGCTCGCTTGCCGTAGCGGTTGTGTTAAGCTTTGTTATGGCGTGGATTATGAATTTGATATTTGCCGACGCTGCGGGTCAAAAAAGAGAGGTGATGGAGGGCGCGGTGATGCTTATCGCCGTGGGACTGCTCTTTTACGTCGGTTTTTGGCTACTTTCAAATGCGGGCGCGAAAAAATGGAGCAAATATATCCAAAGCCACGTCAGCGAGTCGATATCCGCAGGCTCTGCTAAGGCGCTTTGGTGGACGGTATTTTTAGCCGTATTTAGAGAAGGCGCAGAGACCGTGCTTTTCTATCAGGCGCTGATTTTCGACGCTAAAGATAGCGCAGGTTACTCGATGATCGCGCTGGGATTTGTAGTGGGTCTCGTCGTCTTGCTAGTTACTTACTACGTGTTTAAAATTTTTGCTATCAAAATCCCGATCAAACCGTTTTTCTTGGTCACTTCGGCGATCATTTTTTATATGTCGATCGTGTTTGTGGGCAAGGGGCTTATGGAGTTCGTCGAAGGTAAAATTTTCGTTCCGACTAAGATCGAAGGCTTCCCGACTATCGAGTGGCTGGGCATTTATCCGTATTACGAGAGCTTGGTGCCGCAGGCTATCATGATAGCGGCGCTGATCATCGGCGTAATCATAATGAAAAACAAGCAAGCCAAAGAGGCTTAA
- a CDS encoding iron transporter — translation MNKFVKTALAFSLAASVAVAGEFPIGDPVEINGMEIAAVYLEPIDMEPKGIDLAPSKADIHLEADIHAIEGNKNGFAAGEWIPYLKVNYELKNLDNGKVKKGTFMPMVAQDGPHYGANLKMDAGVGNYELKFHIENPEKQGFGRHADKETGVGKWFEPFTTTYKFQYTGAPAK, via the coding sequence ATGAACAAATTTGTTAAAACAGCTTTGGCATTCAGCCTTGCTGCTTCAGTAGCCGTAGCAGGCGAGTTTCCTATCGGCGATCCGGTAGAGATCAACGGTATGGAGATAGCTGCCGTTTATCTAGAGCCGATCGACATGGAGCCAAAAGGCATCGACCTAGCTCCAAGTAAAGCCGACATCCACCTAGAGGCCGACATCCACGCTATCGAGGGAAACAAAAACGGCTTTGCGGCTGGCGAGTGGATCCCTTATCTAAAAGTTAATTACGAGCTAAAAAACCTAGATAACGGCAAAGTTAAAAAAGGTACGTTTATGCCTATGGTCGCTCAAGACGGCCCTCACTACGGCGCTAACCTAAAAATGGACGCCGGCGTGGGCAACTACGAGCTAAAATTTCATATAGAAAATCCTGAAAAACAAGGCTTTGGTCGCCATGCGGACAAAGAAACCGGCGTGGGTAAATGGTTTGAGCCGTTCACCACGACTTATAAATTCCAATACACAGGCGCGCCTGCTAAATAG
- a CDS encoding formate dehydrogenase subunit alpha, which yields MSDSRIGRRSFLKLAALGAGSTMAFGENETFRKATNEEIKNPYEGSKKVRTICSICSAGCGIEAEVKDGVWVRQDMAMYHPISQGSHCSKGIDQIDLTKSKQRIKFPMKKVNGKWERISWEQAVNEIGDKMLQIRKEDGPDSVVFLGSAKFNNEQAYYFRKFAAFWGTNSNDHVARIUHSATVAGVANTWGYGAMTNHFGDMTANSKAIFCIGANSAVANPVGGMKHMLQAKDRNNAKLIVADPNFTKTAAHADLYLRQRSGTDVALIYGLIHIILKNGWEDKEFLENRTYGIEEVRKEAEHWTPELTSDVTGVPVDRLIEAANIMAHTKPGTVIWALGITQHSVGTSNTRILPILQLILGNMGKPGGGCNIIRGHDNVQGSTDMCNLSDSLPMYYGLGDASWKYYCKGWGVDYDEFIKRFAVSTKEPKQGGAPVKNTVFEEYFYHDPQNPEDRNWRNEKGWSLSKWWQGVLKEEKTYTSGKLRVLWVQGTGITSMAHLTKIQQAVDKLDMLVVAEPFVNEVAILSDRKDGIYVLPVATAFENEGHISSTNRSGQWRTKVVEPLYESKTDQDVMFLFAKKFGFYDEYVKGMKMATVNHEPKQVKDDFVWPDDATNEIARMGKSIGYTGRTAEMFRRHQANWQNFDPDTLMGIGGDVKGEYYGKPWPAWDEKHPGTPILYDMSKSYAEGGSGFRNRFGLEHNGVSQLASEDTTLVGSDVKGGYPQITKENIEKVLGITLTEEEKRLMGATWSTDHSGLILEKCREKGVVPFGNARARMIVWEFLDPIPKHREPIHSPRWDLVQKYPTFDDQARNFRVETKYKSEQQAKDWSKEFPIVFSTLRLVNLSGAGMIERTSKYLAAITPEMFANVHPELALKYGIQDRDMMWIHSPQGTKIKVRCYHTQMVTPDRICMPYNFAGVMQGVSLEDRYPEGTKPYTIGESFNTVTNYGFDPVTQISEFNAGLCRIEKADGEGFNTFFHEYGENRV from the coding sequence ATGAGTGATTCACGCATAGGAAGACGCTCGTTTTTGAAGCTTGCCGCTCTTGGTGCCGGTAGCACGATGGCATTTGGCGAAAACGAGACGTTTAGAAAGGCAACCAACGAGGAGATAAAAAATCCTTACGAAGGTTCAAAAAAGGTTAGAACGATTTGTTCTATTTGTTCGGCTGGCTGCGGTATCGAAGCCGAGGTAAAAGACGGAGTATGGGTACGCCAAGATATGGCTATGTATCACCCGATCTCTCAGGGCTCGCACTGCTCTAAGGGAATCGATCAGATCGACCTTACGAAATCAAAACAGCGTATCAAATTTCCGATGAAAAAAGTAAACGGAAAATGGGAGCGCATCAGCTGGGAACAAGCCGTAAACGAAATCGGCGATAAGATGCTACAAATCCGTAAAGAAGACGGTCCTGATAGCGTAGTTTTCTTGGGTTCGGCTAAATTTAACAACGAGCAGGCTTACTATTTCCGCAAATTTGCGGCGTTTTGGGGTACAAACAGCAACGATCACGTAGCACGCATTTGACATAGCGCAACAGTCGCCGGTGTGGCGAATACTTGGGGTTATGGCGCGATGACGAATCACTTCGGAGATATGACGGCAAATTCAAAAGCGATCTTTTGTATCGGTGCGAATTCGGCTGTAGCAAATCCCGTCGGCGGTATGAAGCATATGTTGCAAGCCAAAGATAGAAACAACGCAAAATTAATCGTAGCGGATCCGAATTTTACTAAAACGGCTGCGCACGCGGATCTTTACTTGCGTCAGCGTTCAGGAACAGACGTGGCTCTTATTTACGGACTTATTCACATTATCCTTAAAAACGGCTGGGAAGATAAAGAATTTTTAGAAAACAGAACCTACGGCATCGAAGAGGTTAGAAAAGAGGCCGAACACTGGACTCCTGAGCTTACTTCGGACGTTACGGGCGTACCGGTAGATAGACTCATAGAGGCTGCTAATATAATGGCGCATACGAAACCGGGAACGGTTATCTGGGCTCTAGGCATCACCCAGCACTCGGTAGGAACGTCAAATACCAGAATTTTACCTATCCTTCAACTAATCCTAGGCAATATGGGTAAACCGGGCGGCGGCTGTAATATCATCCGCGGCCACGATAACGTTCAGGGCTCTACCGATATGTGTAATCTTTCTGATAGCTTGCCGATGTATTACGGACTAGGAGACGCCTCGTGGAAATACTACTGCAAAGGCTGGGGCGTTGATTACGACGAGTTTATCAAACGATTTGCGGTTTCGACAAAAGAGCCGAAACAAGGCGGCGCTCCGGTAAAAAATACCGTATTTGAAGAGTATTTTTATCACGATCCGCAAAATCCGGAAGATAGAAACTGGAGAAACGAAAAAGGCTGGTCGCTATCAAAATGGTGGCAAGGCGTTCTAAAAGAGGAAAAAACCTATACAAGCGGTAAGCTTCGCGTTCTTTGGGTTCAAGGAACCGGTATCACCTCTATGGCTCACCTTACAAAAATTCAGCAAGCCGTCGACAAGCTAGATATGCTAGTAGTTGCGGAGCCTTTCGTAAATGAAGTTGCAATCCTAAGTGATAGAAAAGATGGAATTTACGTGCTTCCGGTGGCTACTGCGTTTGAAAACGAAGGTCATATAAGCTCGACTAACCGCTCTGGTCAATGGAGAACAAAAGTTGTTGAGCCACTTTACGAGAGCAAGACTGACCAAGACGTTATGTTCTTATTTGCTAAAAAATTTGGCTTTTATGACGAATACGTAAAAGGCATGAAGATGGCGACCGTTAATCACGAGCCAAAACAAGTTAAAGACGACTTTGTGTGGCCTGACGACGCTACAAACGAGATAGCTCGCATGGGTAAATCTATCGGCTATACCGGTAGAACGGCCGAGATGTTCAGAAGACATCAGGCTAACTGGCAAAATTTCGACCCTGATACGCTAATGGGTATCGGCGGCGACGTAAAAGGCGAATACTACGGTAAACCTTGGCCAGCATGGGACGAAAAACACCCTGGTACGCCGATACTTTATGATATGAGCAAGTCTTACGCAGAGGGCGGTTCCGGATTTAGAAATCGTTTCGGCTTAGAGCATAACGGCGTTAGTCAGCTAGCTAGCGAGGATACGACTTTGGTAGGATCGGACGTAAAAGGCGGCTATCCGCAAATTACCAAAGAAAATATCGAAAAAGTCCTAGGTATAACCTTAACCGAAGAAGAAAAAAGACTGATGGGAGCCACTTGGAGTACGGATCACAGCGGACTTATCTTAGAAAAATGCCGCGAAAAAGGCGTAGTGCCGTTTGGTAACGCAAGGGCTAGAATGATCGTTTGGGAATTCCTAGATCCGATCCCTAAACACCGCGAGCCTATCCACTCTCCGCGCTGGGATTTGGTGCAAAAATACCCGACTTTCGACGATCAGGCTAGAAACTTCCGCGTCGAGACGAAATACAAATCCGAGCAGCAAGCAAAAGACTGGAGTAAGGAATTCCCTATCGTATTTAGTACATTGCGCCTAGTAAACCTAAGCGGTGCTGGTATGATCGAGCGAACGAGTAAGTATCTAGCGGCGATCACGCCTGAGATGTTTGCTAACGTTCACCCTGAGCTTGCCCTAAAATACGGTATCCAAGATCGCGATATGATGTGGATCCACTCTCCGCAAGGCACTAAGATCAAGGTTCGCTGCTATCATACTCAGATGGTTACGCCGGATAGAATTTGTATGCCGTATAACTTCGCGGGCGTTATGCAAGGCGTGAGCTTAGAGGATCGCTATCCTGAGGGTACTAAGCCTTATACGATCGGCGAGAGTTTTAATACCGTAACAAACTACGGCTTTGACCCGGTTACTCAAATTTCGGAATTTAACGCCGGACTTTGCAGGATAGAAAAAGCGGACGGAGAGGGCTTTAACACCTTCTTCCACGAATACGGCGAAAATAGAGTCTAA
- a CDS encoding twin-arginine translocation signal domain-containing protein, with product MQGSRRDFLKKSLKVGAVGGTVLAAAAIAKPTSDELAPDDNGVVVGKSSKKEVLYKKSKEWEYYYKIAY from the coding sequence ATGCAAGGATCAAGACGAGATTTTCTCAAAAAATCTCTGAAGGTCGGCGCGGTAGGCGGGACTGTATTGGCCGCTGCAGCTATCGCAAAACCGACTAGCGACGAGCTTGCTCCTGACGACAACGGCGTAGTTGTCGGCAAGTCGAGCAAAAAAGAGGTGCTTTACAAAAAAAGCAAAGAGTGGGAATACTACTATAAGATCGCTTACTAA